In Flavobacterium cerinum, one genomic interval encodes:
- a CDS encoding ankyrin repeat domain-containing protein, with the protein MSSLSNQKIAIYSISDIYPLFEYMHNQVSLSSDRFQEQNEFARTIWLTMRIDGEIKNGGIEQLFSNLGEGFNPDYLIEALQNIKSEKGLEIVQKFIDFIYQSDKHTTSFYGDYAYVSGFDKKLNKLHNELSDTYYTLDPSVEALIVQYAEANWSNPDFQEAIKDVVFKSNEKDESELIDSLNDAIKSGNVATVKKILKKLKNVNQASEYGSVPIFELPYLSNTAKKIEICQLLIDHSADLRFTDKYHNSVLHLAAKTDGNTEFITFLLDQGMDIEIKDNYDNTPIFRTDKNPENCSLLISRGANVNGRSKIGFSPLTNALKSYYGWYGNPNAKEYHPKIKKSIDQLLVAGATFHSEGLIHENTELSMFVQDPKMLKHLFKQKSVKNAPEFDPNFKKWSAVFEASLKGNLECLKMLAEKGALLNQELDVPHYETKTFSGGTPMNVALNDEIRAYLETQNVSLGSRKSYSLFLETRGNDEAAVVDLIQQLKNVNKEEALKDFYTVKKKMDESYERIDGKYFYYKPLFLKSTESEEEYKNIEALLKSFNCELTLI; encoded by the coding sequence ATGAGTTCGCTTTCCAATCAAAAAATAGCTATTTATTCCATTTCCGATATTTACCCACTGTTTGAATACATGCACAATCAAGTCAGTCTTTCTTCCGATCGGTTTCAGGAGCAAAATGAATTTGCACGAACCATTTGGTTGACTATGCGAATTGACGGAGAAATTAAAAACGGTGGTATCGAGCAGCTTTTCTCCAATTTGGGAGAAGGTTTTAATCCGGATTATCTGATTGAAGCGCTTCAGAATATCAAAAGTGAAAAAGGTTTGGAAATCGTTCAAAAATTCATTGATTTTATCTACCAATCCGATAAGCACACCACTTCATTTTACGGAGACTATGCCTACGTTAGCGGTTTTGATAAAAAACTGAACAAACTGCACAATGAATTAAGCGATACCTATTATACATTGGACCCGAGTGTGGAAGCTTTGATTGTTCAATATGCGGAAGCCAACTGGAGTAATCCTGATTTTCAGGAAGCGATTAAAGACGTTGTTTTTAAATCCAACGAAAAGGATGAATCAGAATTGATTGATAGTCTGAATGATGCTATCAAAAGCGGCAATGTTGCAACCGTAAAAAAAATCCTGAAAAAACTGAAAAACGTCAATCAGGCTAGCGAATACGGATCTGTTCCGATATTTGAATTGCCGTATCTTTCCAATACTGCTAAAAAAATCGAGATTTGTCAGTTGCTCATTGATCATAGTGCCGACCTTCGATTCACGGATAAATATCACAACTCCGTACTTCATCTGGCCGCCAAAACCGATGGCAACACCGAATTTATCACATTTCTACTCGATCAGGGAATGGATATCGAAATCAAGGATAATTATGACAATACTCCTATTTTCAGAACTGACAAAAATCCCGAAAATTGCAGTCTTTTAATCAGTCGCGGTGCTAATGTGAATGGTAGAAGCAAAATCGGGTTTTCACCATTAACCAATGCGCTTAAAAGTTATTATGGTTGGTATGGAAATCCGAATGCTAAAGAATATCACCCAAAAATCAAAAAATCAATTGATCAACTATTAGTTGCCGGAGCCACGTTTCATTCCGAAGGTTTAATTCATGAAAACACGGAACTTTCGATGTTTGTACAAGATCCGAAAATGTTAAAGCATCTGTTCAAGCAGAAATCGGTTAAAAATGCGCCGGAATTTGATCCTAACTTCAAAAAATGGTCGGCTGTTTTCGAGGCTAGTTTAAAGGGAAATCTCGAATGCCTGAAAATGTTGGCTGAAAAAGGTGCATTGTTAAATCAGGAACTTGATGTTCCGCATTATGAAACCAAAACATTTAGTGGCGGAACACCTATGAATGTTGCACTGAACGATGAAATACGCGCTTATCTTGAAACGCAAAATGTATCGTTGGGAAGTCGGAAAAGTTATTCCTTGTTTCTTGAAACCAGAGGAAACGATGAAGCCGCTGTTGTTGATTTGATTCAGCAACTAAAAAATGTAAATAAAGAAGAAGCTTTAAAAGACTTTTATACCGTTAAAAAGAAAATGGATGAATCCTATGAGAGAATTGACGGCAAATATTTCTATTACAAGCCTTTATTTTTGAAAAGTACGGAAAGCGAAGAAGAATACAAAAATATTGAAGCTCTGCTCAAATCGTTTAATTGCGAATTGACATTAATTTAA
- the ccsA gene encoding cytochrome c biogenesis protein has product MGKKIVSFLFSTRLMAFLFIFFAAAMAVGTFIENDYNTTTARILIYNTKWFEGIMAIFVINFFGNIKRYQLHKKEKWATLLLHLSFIFIILGAFITRYISYEGVMPIREGETAHQIFSDKTYLTVFVDGEYQGEMRRRTFEQPALFSPVTNNDFTIAKKFNETPFEIRYKDFVMGAKEVIKPDEKGTLFLKLVESGDGTRHEHYLKEGEVQNIHNVLFAFNKPTDGAINIIKEGDDYKIKSPFEGNFMRMADQMKGDVAKDIVQPLMFRSLYNMGGTQFVLPEAAMKGKIAFESNNDFKDNKADDALILTVKVGNEEHDVTLLGARGKMGVPNSFKLGNLEFTMMYGSKVYETPFNIRLNDFVAEKYPGTEKSYASFESKVTVIDGAEHFDERIYMNHILDYKGYRFFQSSFDPDEKGTVLSVNHDFWGTNITYLGYFLLYIGLMAILFDKNTRFGDLKRKLQKVKDKKAKLLPVIALLFAFTGFAQNHDHKMPSEKQIDSLLTKYRVSEEQAAKFGRLVIQDQGGRMKPINTFSSELLRKVSKQDHYKGMNSDQAFLSMTQFPQVWYNVPLIYMKKDNDSIHKLIGVELGEKYAPLVKFFDERGNYKLAGVLDEAYKAAVPNQFQKDFIEADKKVNLLYSALSGQILKVFPVPNDPGNKWVSFLEINEQTHTALDSIKNVIPYYLSSIDKAAVTKDYKLSNSLLKGLENYQIKYGAKVRPSDKKIDTEILYNKYDIFKKLFSWYMYAGVLMFLLVIIKIFNASKPVNILVKISHAIIIVLFLLHTAGLIFRWYISGHAPWSDAYESMIYVGWATMLFGLLFGRKSELTVASTAFVAAMILMVAHWNWMDPAIANLQPVLNSYWLMIHVAVIVGSYGPFTLGMILGVVALLLMIFTNEKNKAKMNLNIQEITYINEMALTVGLVMLTIGNFLGGQWANESWGRYWGWDPKETWALISIMVYAFVIHMRFVPAMRGKWFYNVISVLAFYSILMTYFGVNFYLSGLHSYAKGDKVVTPNFVYYSLGIVSFIAILAYYKNKKYLHKKK; this is encoded by the coding sequence ATGGGTAAAAAAATAGTCTCATTTTTGTTCTCCACGCGTTTAATGGCATTCCTGTTTATCTTTTTTGCGGCAGCAATGGCAGTAGGAACGTTTATTGAAAACGATTATAATACCACAACCGCCCGAATCCTGATTTACAATACCAAATGGTTTGAAGGGATTATGGCCATTTTCGTGATCAACTTTTTCGGAAATATCAAGCGTTATCAACTACACAAAAAAGAAAAGTGGGCAACGTTATTACTTCACTTGTCCTTTATCTTTATCATTTTGGGTGCATTTATCACCCGATATATCAGTTATGAAGGAGTAATGCCAATCCGTGAAGGCGAAACTGCACATCAGATTTTTTCAGACAAAACATATCTGACTGTTTTTGTAGACGGTGAATATCAGGGCGAAATGAGAAGAAGAACATTTGAACAACCGGCTTTGTTTTCACCGGTGACGAATAATGATTTTACGATCGCTAAAAAATTCAACGAAACGCCGTTTGAAATCCGTTATAAAGATTTTGTAATGGGCGCGAAAGAGGTTATAAAACCGGATGAAAAAGGAACTTTGTTTTTAAAATTGGTAGAATCCGGAGACGGAACCCGTCATGAACATTATCTGAAAGAAGGAGAAGTACAAAATATCCACAATGTATTGTTTGCTTTTAACAAGCCTACAGACGGTGCTATTAATATCATAAAGGAAGGGGATGATTATAAAATCAAATCCCCTTTTGAAGGAAACTTTATGCGAATGGCCGATCAGATGAAAGGTGATGTTGCTAAAGATATCGTTCAGCCGTTAATGTTCCGTTCCTTATATAATATGGGTGGAACGCAATTCGTATTACCGGAAGCGGCGATGAAAGGAAAAATCGCTTTCGAATCGAACAACGATTTTAAAGACAATAAAGCGGATGATGCTTTAATATTAACCGTTAAGGTAGGTAATGAAGAACACGATGTTACGTTATTGGGAGCGCGCGGAAAAATGGGCGTTCCGAATTCCTTTAAGTTAGGAAATCTGGAATTCACGATGATGTACGGAAGTAAAGTGTATGAAACACCATTCAATATCCGATTAAATGATTTCGTAGCCGAGAAATATCCGGGAACGGAAAAGAGTTATGCTTCTTTCGAAAGTAAGGTAACGGTAATTGACGGTGCTGAGCATTTTGACGAACGTATTTATATGAACCATATTCTGGATTATAAAGGATACCGTTTCTTCCAGTCGTCATTCGATCCGGATGAAAAAGGAACCGTACTTTCGGTAAACCACGATTTCTGGGGAACTAATATTACCTATTTGGGTTACTTCTTACTTTATATCGGACTTATGGCCATTTTATTTGATAAAAACACCCGTTTCGGCGACCTGAAACGTAAACTGCAAAAAGTAAAGGATAAAAAAGCAAAATTATTACCTGTAATAGCCTTGTTGTTCGCTTTTACCGGATTTGCTCAGAATCACGACCACAAAATGCCGTCGGAAAAGCAAATCGATTCGCTACTCACAAAATATAGAGTATCGGAAGAGCAGGCTGCTAAATTCGGCCGATTGGTTATTCAGGATCAGGGCGGACGTATGAAGCCTATTAATACGTTCTCCTCCGAATTATTGCGAAAAGTAAGCAAACAAGATCATTATAAAGGAATGAATTCCGATCAGGCTTTCCTTTCCATGACACAATTTCCGCAGGTTTGGTATAACGTACCGTTGATCTATATGAAAAAAGACAACGACAGTATTCATAAACTGATCGGAGTAGAACTGGGTGAAAAATATGCACCATTGGTGAAATTCTTCGACGAAAGAGGAAATTATAAATTGGCCGGTGTTTTGGATGAAGCGTATAAAGCCGCTGTTCCGAATCAGTTCCAGAAAGATTTTATTGAAGCAGATAAAAAAGTTAACCTATTATATTCGGCTTTAAGCGGACAAATCTTAAAAGTGTTCCCGGTACCGAATGATCCGGGGAACAAATGGGTATCGTTTCTTGAAATCAATGAGCAGACGCATACAGCATTGGATTCAATTAAAAACGTAATTCCGTACTATTTAAGCAGTATCGATAAAGCGGCTGTAACCAAAGATTATAAATTGTCAAACAGCTTATTAAAAGGGCTGGAGAACTATCAGATCAAATACGGAGCAAAAGTGCGCCCAAGCGACAAAAAGATTGATACTGAGATTCTGTATAATAAATACGATATTTTCAAAAAACTATTCTCCTGGTATATGTATGCCGGAGTATTGATGTTCCTTTTGGTAATCATTAAAATTTTCAATGCGAGCAAGCCGGTCAACATATTGGTGAAAATTTCTCATGCTATCATTATAGTATTGTTTTTATTACATACAGCCGGATTAATTTTCCGTTGGTATATTTCCGGTCACGCGCCATGGAGTGATGCTTACGAATCGATGATTTATGTAGGATGGGCGACAATGCTTTTCGGATTGCTTTTCGGAAGAAAATCGGAATTAACAGTTGCTTCGACAGCTTTTGTAGCGGCGATGATTTTAATGGTGGCCCACTGGAACTGGATGGATCCGGCTATTGCTAACCTGCAACCGGTTTTAAATTCATATTGGTTAATGATTCACGTAGCGGTTATCGTAGGAAGTTACGGTCCGTTTACATTGGGAATGATCCTTGGCGTTGTAGCGCTATTACTGATGATTTTTACCAACGAAAAGAATAAAGCAAAAATGAACCTGAACATTCAGGAGATTACTTATATCAACGAAATGGCACTTACTGTCGGATTAGTGATGTTAACGATCGGAAACTTCCTGGGCGGACAATGGGCTAACGAAAGTTGGGGACGTTACTGGGGATGGGATCCGAAAGAGACATGGGCATTGATCAGTATTATGGTATATGCTTTTGTAATCCACATGCGATTCGTACCGGCGATGCGAGGAAAATGGTTCTACAATGTAATTAGTGTTTTAGCTTTTTATTCGATCCTGATGACGTATTTCGGTGTAAACTTCTATCTGTCCGGATTACACTCGTATGCCAAAGGAGATAAAGTGGTAACGCCTAATTTTGTGTACTATTCATTGGGAATCGTCTCGTTTATTGCGATACTGGCGTATTACAAGAATAAAAAGTACCTGCATAAAAAGAAATAA
- a CDS encoding NAD(P)H-dependent flavin oxidoreductase — protein MTRNHLITEKLQIRYPIVQAPMLGVTTPEMVAAIANEGGLGSLPVGGLSPEKTTELIRKTKQLTSYPFAVNLFAHTIPDITIAEAQQMQEYLSELGRKNGLEFPAQSIEKLVFYSYKSQIDILIAEQIPIVSFTFGIPDDESLLKLKANGILLIGTATCLEEALILDKKNIDIITAQGIEAGGHRGTFLDTIPLPQVSVMALVPQIVGRINKPVLASGAINDGNTIRAALAMGASGVQIGTAFIASSESMAIPTYKQAVLNAKDTDSTLTRTFSGRWARGLQNQFMSALDHSGLTPLPYPIQNSLTTPLRQVAQQHNNNNFTNMWSGQSAPKIQLPDCAAIFRELVRQTEIKNT, from the coding sequence ATGACCCGGAACCATTTAATTACCGAAAAATTACAAATCCGCTACCCGATCGTTCAGGCTCCTATGTTAGGCGTAACAACACCTGAAATGGTCGCCGCGATTGCCAATGAAGGCGGACTGGGTTCTTTACCGGTTGGCGGTTTATCTCCGGAAAAAACAACTGAACTGATTCGAAAAACAAAACAATTAACTTCATATCCTTTTGCGGTTAATCTTTTTGCTCATACTATCCCTGATATTACTATTGCCGAAGCGCAACAAATGCAGGAATATCTGTCAGAACTCGGCCGAAAAAACGGATTGGAGTTTCCCGCTCAATCAATTGAGAAACTCGTCTTTTATTCTTATAAATCCCAAATTGATATTCTTATTGCCGAGCAGATTCCCATCGTTAGCTTTACTTTCGGAATTCCGGATGATGAGAGTCTTTTAAAATTAAAAGCAAACGGGATTCTTTTAATCGGAACAGCGACTTGTCTTGAAGAAGCACTAATACTCGATAAAAAAAATATTGATATTATTACTGCACAGGGAATCGAAGCCGGAGGACATCGCGGTACTTTTCTCGATACTATTCCATTACCGCAAGTAAGTGTTATGGCATTGGTTCCGCAAATTGTCGGCCGTATTAACAAACCGGTTCTGGCTTCCGGTGCTATTAATGATGGTAATACAATCCGGGCGGCACTTGCTATGGGTGCTTCCGGTGTTCAAATCGGGACAGCTTTTATTGCTTCATCCGAAAGTATGGCCATTCCGACCTATAAACAGGCCGTTTTAAACGCTAAGGATACGGATAGTACACTTACCCGTACTTTTTCCGGTCGATGGGCCAGAGGACTTCAGAATCAATTTATGTCGGCATTGGATCATAGCGGACTTACACCGCTTCCCTACCCGATTCAGAATAGTTTAACTACACCGTTACGCCAGGTAGCACAACAACATAATAATAACAATTTTACGAATATGTGGTCCGGACAATCCGCTCCGAAAATACAATTACCGGATTGCGCGGCCATATTCCGGGAATTGGTTCGGCAAACGGAAATAAAAAACACCTGA
- the prmA gene encoding 50S ribosomal protein L11 methyltransferase gives MQNNYIGYHFTVEPKELGSEILIAELGETAFESFIETENGLSAYVQKELWNENILDDIQILHSDEFTISYTFEEIEQVNWNEEWEKNFEAIDIDGICHIRAPFHEKTDAQYDIVIEPKMSFGTGHHETTFMMAQHLLETDVTGMKTLDMGCGTAILAILAEMRGAQPIDAIDIDNWCYLNSIENAERNNCKHITVYEGDAALLVDQKYDLIIANINRNILLNDMQAYVNCLNKGGLLLLSGFYEEDIPFIDASCTEKGLTYVKKLQKNNWVSLKYVN, from the coding sequence ATGCAGAACAATTATATAGGATATCATTTTACAGTGGAACCCAAGGAGTTAGGATCGGAAATTTTAATTGCCGAACTGGGAGAAACAGCTTTCGAAAGTTTTATTGAAACCGAAAACGGACTTTCCGCTTATGTTCAAAAAGAGCTTTGGAATGAAAATATACTGGATGATATTCAGATTTTACACTCTGATGAATTTACGATTTCCTATACGTTTGAAGAAATCGAACAAGTGAACTGGAATGAAGAGTGGGAAAAGAACTTTGAAGCAATCGATATTGACGGTATTTGTCATATCCGCGCCCCTTTCCATGAAAAAACCGACGCACAATATGATATCGTGATCGAACCGAAAATGAGTTTCGGAACCGGACATCACGAAACGACTTTTATGATGGCACAACACCTGTTGGAAACCGATGTAACCGGTATGAAAACTTTGGATATGGGATGCGGTACTGCTATTTTGGCCATTTTAGCCGAAATGCGCGGTGCACAACCAATCGACGCTATTGATATCGATAACTGGTGTTACCTGAATTCTATTGAAAATGCAGAACGTAACAACTGCAAACACATCACGGTTTATGAAGGCGATGCTGCGCTGCTTGTAGATCAGAAATACGATTTGATCATTGCAAACATCAACCGAAATATACTCCTAAACGATATGCAGGCGTATGTTAACTGTCTGAATAAAGGCGGATTACTTTTATTAAGCGGCTTTTATGAAGAAGATATTCCTTTTATCGATGCATCGTGTACAGAGAAAGGATTGACATATGTTAAAAAGTTACAAAAGAACAATTGGGTATCTCTAAAATATGTAAATTAG
- a CDS encoding choice-of-anchor I family protein, which produces MTQLYTSKKNLLRLFLFMGTTFSWGQTQQIHYWNFNALPSGTLTTVAPDASLLSSGALISYPGTGAGYMDNVAGSLLNAQNGDAAGLGLRPRNPSNTRALLVNAPTTGYQNIIIKFATTRTTQGASIQNYSYTLNGTDFITTGLAVTSYSPQTEPTYEVVTLDFSGITGAANNPNFALKIEFGGTTAAGSSGNNRFDNLTITGTTVGGNDTTPPQVTFNPAHNTTNIAINTQPTISFNENVRLIDNSPITNTNVDALVQVRQGSITGATVPFDATFDNNTNTITINPAQPFNNSTTYFVFLLPNQIEDMHDNAITYSSAVSFSTVAFDTKIAMASNFVTVNENHGTLSFNLNLTNPANASVDLVVKAAPFSTADQNDFTLQTQTLHFTAGSTATQTISIPIIDDNQEEQHAEYFVLSLENPVGLSINGNPMATVYIKDNDRQAPVPNNDIQLEYIGSFDPSGASSSSCEIIVHDPASQRLFTISAISDKLEIIDFSNPTALSVINSINMASYGGITSVAVKNGVVAVASPNANEQLNGSVVFFDTNGTFLKQVTVGALPDMVTFTPDGTKVITANEGQPNDAYTVDPEGSVSIIDISGGIASLSQSNVTTVSFASFNAQEAALIASGVRKTKSTSTLAEDLEPEYITISPNSQKAWVTLQENNAIAEIDLVTKTATDIWALGTKDISLPGNGMDISDNNNEVLIANWPIQAYYIPDAVANYSVNGTTYLVMANEGDEKEYAGLTERTTIGANTYTLDPAIFPNASILKQNHNAGRLRVTNLNGNTDSDSDFEEIKILGSRSFSIFNADTKEIVFDSGDDFEMYTAMTPSISPIFNADHGDNVKKGRSRAKGPEPEGVTVTQIAGKTFAFITLERVGGVMVYDVTNPNDVKFVDYKNSRSTSAYSGDFGPEGVTFIKAADSPNGKNYVAVANEISGTISMYEVNTANLTNDDYVSAPKTFTVFPNPSTKGVVYFNRMASYSLYDLTGKLIQSEKNAMLINTSKLTSGIYLIKTDEGITQKLVVK; this is translated from the coding sequence ATGACACAACTTTACACTTCAAAAAAGAACTTATTACGTCTGTTTCTCTTTATGGGAACAACCTTTTCCTGGGGACAAACACAACAGATTCATTACTGGAATTTTAACGCCTTACCTTCCGGAACTCTTACAACTGTTGCACCGGATGCTTCGTTATTATCAAGCGGAGCTTTAATTTCTTATCCCGGAACCGGTGCCGGATATATGGACAATGTAGCCGGATCACTTTTAAACGCTCAAAACGGAGATGCTGCCGGATTGGGATTACGCCCGCGAAATCCGAGTAATACCAGAGCCTTACTGGTTAATGCGCCAACAACCGGATATCAGAACATCATTATTAAATTTGCTACAACCCGAACCACTCAGGGAGCTTCAATTCAAAATTATTCCTATACCTTAAACGGAACGGACTTTATCACTACCGGTCTGGCTGTGACTTCTTATTCTCCTCAAACTGAACCTACATATGAGGTGGTTACTTTGGACTTCTCCGGAATTACCGGTGCGGCCAACAACCCTAATTTTGCCCTTAAAATTGAATTCGGAGGTACTACAGCTGCCGGTTCGAGCGGAAATAACCGTTTTGATAATCTGACCATTACCGGAACTACAGTTGGCGGTAATGATACAACGCCTCCGCAAGTTACCTTTAATCCGGCCCACAATACAACTAACATTGCCATCAATACGCAACCTACCATTTCTTTTAATGAAAACGTTCGTTTGATTGACAATTCGCCTATTACCAATACCAATGTTGATGCTTTAGTCCAGGTACGCCAGGGCAGTATCACAGGAGCTACTGTACCATTTGACGCTACTTTTGACAACAACACGAACACGATTACGATCAACCCAGCTCAGCCGTTTAATAACAGTACTACCTATTTTGTATTCTTATTACCGAATCAGATCGAAGATATGCATGATAATGCCATAACATATAGTTCTGCGGTTTCTTTTTCTACCGTTGCCTTTGATACAAAGATCGCGATGGCTTCCAATTTTGTAACGGTAAACGAAAATCACGGTACGCTATCATTTAACCTAAATCTGACGAATCCTGCTAATGCATCAGTCGATTTAGTTGTAAAAGCAGCTCCGTTCAGTACAGCTGATCAAAATGACTTTACATTACAGACGCAAACATTACATTTTACAGCCGGAAGTACCGCTACCCAAACCATTTCAATTCCGATTATCGATGACAACCAGGAAGAACAACATGCTGAATATTTTGTTCTAAGTCTTGAAAACCCGGTTGGCTTATCAATTAACGGAAATCCAATGGCTACTGTGTATATTAAAGATAATGACCGACAGGCGCCGGTACCGAATAACGATATTCAATTGGAATATATCGGTAGTTTCGACCCGTCCGGAGCCAGTAGCAGTTCTTGTGAAATTATCGTACATGATCCGGCTTCGCAACGTCTTTTTACCATTAGTGCGATTTCCGACAAACTGGAGATCATCGACTTTTCAAATCCGACTGCTTTAAGCGTGATCAACTCGATAAACATGGCATCTTACGGTGGAATCACCAGTGTAGCCGTTAAAAACGGAGTAGTGGCTGTTGCTTCACCTAACGCCAACGAACAATTAAACGGATCTGTAGTGTTTTTCGACACTAACGGTACATTCCTAAAACAAGTAACCGTAGGTGCTTTACCCGACATGGTGACTTTTACACCGGACGGAACAAAAGTAATAACCGCAAACGAAGGACAACCTAACGATGCGTATACCGTAGATCCGGAAGGTTCCGTTTCGATTATCGATATTTCAGGAGGTATCGCTTCACTTTCGCAATCGAATGTAACAACCGTTTCATTTGCTTCTTTTAACGCTCAGGAAGCGGCTTTGATCGCATCCGGTGTACGTAAAACAAAAAGTACCAGTACACTGGCCGAAGATCTGGAACCGGAATACATCACCATCAGTCCAAATTCACAAAAAGCATGGGTAACGTTACAGGAAAACAATGCAATTGCTGAAATTGATCTGGTAACCAAAACCGCTACCGATATCTGGGCTTTAGGAACAAAAGATATTAGTTTGCCGGGTAACGGAATGGATATATCCGATAACAATAATGAGGTATTAATTGCCAACTGGCCGATTCAAGCCTATTATATTCCGGATGCTGTAGCCAACTATAGCGTAAACGGAACCACTTATCTGGTTATGGCTAACGAAGGAGATGAAAAAGAATATGCCGGTTTAACCGAAAGAACCACTATCGGTGCTAATACGTACACTTTAGATCCTGCCATTTTTCCGAATGCATCCATTTTAAAACAAAATCACAATGCCGGAAGATTACGTGTAACGAACCTTAACGGTAACACCGATTCAGATTCCGACTTTGAAGAAATCAAAATCTTAGGATCCCGTTCCTTCTCCATCTTTAATGCCGATACTAAAGAAATCGTATTTGACAGTGGTGATGATTTCGAAATGTATACCGCAATGACACCGTCTATCAGTCCGATTTTCAATGCCGATCACGGTGATAACGTTAAAAAAGGAAGAAGCCGTGCCAAAGGTCCGGAACCGGAAGGCGTTACTGTAACGCAAATCGCCGGTAAAACATTCGCTTTTATCACTTTGGAACGTGTTGGTGGTGTGATGGTTTATGACGTAACCAATCCAAATGATGTAAAATTCGTAGACTATAAAAACAGTCGTAGCACTTCGGCTTATTCCGGTGATTTCGGTCCTGAAGGTGTTACTTTTATCAAAGCAGCTGACAGTCCGAACGGTAAAAATTATGTGGCAGTAGCCAATGAAATCAGCGGAACGATCAGTATGTATGAAGTAAATACAGCAAATCTAACCAACGACGATTATGTTAGTGCTCCGAAAACATTTACCGTCTTCCCGAATCCGTCTACTAAAGGAGTCGTTTATTTTAACCGTATGGCGAGTTATTCATTATACGATCTGACCGGAAAATTAATCCAGTCGGAAAAAAACGCTATGTTGATCAATACATCTAAATTGACTTCAGGTATTTATCTGATCAAAACCGATGAAGGGATCACTCAAAAACTGGTTGTTAAGTAG
- a CDS encoding porin: protein MRLQLTFVLLFFAAVLQAQDIKITTKDNDLKLAALPYYSYGKGLGITSADSLFQLNIRFRMQNRIGFIKNEGEDDAYDGQIRRLRLRFDGYVGNPHFLYVLQLSFAPGDVGEIHDGENINIIRDAAVIYRPNRNWSFTFGQTKLPGNRQRVNSSGALQLTDRSINNAKFNIDRDFGIQAYFLNEKKDQFSYNLKAAVTTGEGRNWTKSPDNGVALTGKIELFPLGAFTKDGSNFEGDLAREKTPKLLFSGAYHQNNNARRTQGQLGDDLYQQKTMRSFFADAMLKYNGWAAMASYMSRASHNPIAVDPLDPTLTNYVYVGHGMDYQLSYTFPTNYEIIGRFSTQKANKDIQALTPNTNEYTLGLTKYLWEHAFKLQTEFTYDRLSFNDGSTKNNWYVRFQIEIGI from the coding sequence ATGAGATTACAACTAACCTTTGTTTTACTGTTCTTTGCAGCTGTCTTACAGGCGCAGGACATTAAGATTACTACCAAAGATAACGATTTAAAATTAGCCGCATTACCCTATTACAGCTATGGTAAGGGCTTAGGGATTACGTCTGCCGATAGTCTTTTTCAATTGAATATCCGTTTTCGGATGCAAAACAGAATCGGGTTTATCAAGAATGAAGGAGAGGATGATGCGTATGACGGACAGATTCGTCGTTTGCGTTTGCGTTTTGACGGTTATGTAGGAAATCCGCATTTCCTGTATGTATTGCAATTGTCGTTTGCACCGGGTGATGTAGGGGAGATTCATGATGGTGAAAACATCAATATTATTCGGGATGCGGCGGTGATCTACAGACCTAATCGCAACTGGAGTTTTACATTCGGACAAACGAAACTACCGGGGAACCGTCAACGGGTGAATTCATCCGGAGCTTTACAGTTAACCGATCGTTCGATTAATAATGCAAAGTTTAATATTGACCGCGATTTTGGTATTCAGGCCTATTTTCTAAATGAAAAGAAGGATCAGTTCTCTTATAATTTAAAAGCAGCCGTGACAACCGGAGAAGGTCGTAACTGGACAAAAAGCCCGGATAACGGTGTCGCGCTTACCGGTAAAATCGAATTATTCCCGTTAGGTGCTTTTACAAAAGACGGATCGAACTTTGAAGGCGATTTGGCACGTGAAAAAACACCGAAATTATTGTTTTCAGGAGCTTATCATCAAAATAATAATGCAAGAAGAACGCAAGGACAATTGGGTGATGATTTATACCAGCAAAAAACGATGCGCTCCTTTTTTGCGGATGCGATGTTAAAATACAACGGTTGGGCGGCGATGGCATCCTATATGTCACGTGCTTCACACAATCCGATAGCGGTTGATCCGTTAGATCCGACTTTAACGAATTACGTATATGTCGGACATGGTATGGATTATCAGTTGAGTTATACGTTCCCGACGAATTATGAAATTATCGGACGTTTTTCGACACAAAAAGCAAATAAAGATATTCAGGCTTTAACACCGAATACAAATGAATATACTTTAGGATTGACCAAATACCTTTGGGAGCATGCTTTTAAACTACAAACGGAGTTTACGTATGACCGTTTAAGTTTTAATGACGGATCAACTAAAAATAACTGGTATGTTCGTTTCCAGATCGAAATAGGAATCTAG